The following coding sequences are from one Nilaparvata lugens isolate BPH chromosome 6, ASM1435652v1, whole genome shotgun sequence window:
- the LOC120352057 gene encoding LOW QUALITY PROTEIN: transcription termination/antitermination protein NusA-like (The sequence of the model RefSeq protein was modified relative to this genomic sequence to represent the inferred CDS: inserted 11 bases in 9 codons; deleted 2 bases in 2 codons) — protein MNKEILAVLXSSFHEKSLSREKIFEALETALATATKKKYEQEIDVRVSIDRRTGDFDTFRRWVAXDEVTQPTREITLEAAQFEDPSIELGXLVEDQIESVXLDRITTQTAKQVIVQKVREAEQVNRDSIALDLGNNAEAVIGREDMLPRENFRPGDRIRGVLYAVRPEARGAQLFVSRSSSEMLKELFRIEVPEIGEEVIEIKAAARDPGSRAKFAVKNNDKRIDRSAXCVGMRGARVQAVSSELXGERIDIILXDDNPAQFVINAMAPADVASIVVDEDNCTMDIAVEASNLAQAIGRNGQNHQAEAHAAIDTFTKYLDIDEDFATVLVEEGFSTLEELAYVPIKELXGIDGLDEDTVEALRERAKAALTTLAWHKKKPGRQQTGDDLLNLPVLSASMAFKLAARGVCTLEDLAEQXVDDLADIEGLSDEQAGELSMAARNICWFGDNAINKSESDSVTQQEKETLLAHLNREHGSAPGKLTLQRKTRSTLNIPSTGGKSKSVQIEEAQLAEAAEQAQREAEEQARREAEELAKREAEAKRAADRASQREAAEIAKRNSAEKEKVTINIPTNDQASSGGKSTP, from the exons ATGAACAAAGAGATTCTGGCTGTTTT AAGCAGTTTCCATGAAAAATCCCTTTCGCGCGAGAAGATTTTCGAAGCGCTGGAAACTGCATTAGCCACCGCAACCAAGAAAAAATACGAGCAGGAAATCGACGTGCGCGTCAGCATTGACCGCAGAACCGGCGATTTCGATACCTTCCGCCGTTGGGTCG TAGATGAAGTGACTCAGCCAACGCGTGAAATCACGCTGGAAGCCGCTCAGTTTGAAGACCCGAGCATCGAGCTCG GGCTAGTCGAAGATCAGATCGAGTCCG ACCTCGACCGTATCACCACCCAAACCGCCAAGCAGGTTATCGTGCAGAAAGTGCGCGAAGCCGAGC AAGTGAACCGTGACAGCATCGCGCTGGATCTGGGCAACAACGCCGAAGCGGTGATTGGCCGTGAAGACATGCTGCCGCGCGAA AACTTCCGTCCGGGCGACCGCATTCGCGGCGTACTGTACGCCGTGCGTCCTGAAGCTCGCGGCGCGCAGCTGTTCGTCAGCCGTTCCAGCTCGGAAATGCTGAAAGAACTGTTCCGCATCGAAGTGCCGGAAATCGGCGAAGAAGTGATCGAAATTAAAGCGGCAGCCCGCGATCCTGGCTCCCGCGCAAAATTTGCAGTGAAAAACAACGACAAGCGCATCGACCGGTCGGC CTGCGTAGGTATGCGCGGTGCGCGCGTTCAGGCCGTGTCGAGCGAGC GCGGCGAACGCATCGACATCATCC GGGATGATAACCCAGCGCAATTCGTCATCAACGCCATGGCGCCGGCCGACGTCGCGTCGATCGTGGTAGACGAAGATAACTGCACCATGGATATCGCCGTTGAAGCCAGCAACCTGGCGCAGGCGATCGGCCGTAACGGCCAAAAC CACCAGGCCGAGGCTCATGCCGCTATTGATACCTTCACCAAGTATCTTGATATCGACGAAGATTTCGCCACCGTACTGGTTGAAGAAGGCTTCTCCACGCTGGAAGAGCTGGCCTACGTGCCGATCAAAGAGC TGGGAATCGACGGTCTGGATGAAGATACGGTTGAAGCATTGCGCGAACGCGCCAAAGCTGCATTGACCACGCTGGCCTGGCACAAGAAGAAA CCTGGGCGACAACAAACCGGCGACGATTTGCTCAACCTGCCGGTCTTGAGCGCAAGCATGGCCTTTAAACTGGCCGCGCGTGGGGTTTGTACGCTGGAAGATCTTGCCGAGC GTGTTGACGATCTTGCTGATATTGAAGGGCTTAGCGACGAGCAAGCCGGTGAGCTGAGCATGGCTGCACGCAATATCTGTTGGTTTGGCGACAACGC GATCAACAAGTCCGAGTCGGACTCTGTTACCCAGCAAGAAAAAGAAACATTGCTGGCGCACCTGAACCGTGAACACGGCAGCGCGCCGGGTAAACTCACTTTGCAGCGCAAAACGCGCAGCACCTTGAATATCCCGAGCACCGGCGGTAAAAGTAAATCGGTGCAAATTGAG GAAGCCCAGTTGGCTGAAGCGGCAGAGCAGGCACAGCGTGAAGCGGAAGAGCAGGCACGGCGCGAAGCGGAAGAGCTCGCAAAACGCGAAGCGGAAGCGAAGCGCGCTGCCGATAGAGCAAGCCAACGTGAGGCCGCGGAGATTGCTAAGCGTAATTCAGCGGAAAAAGAAAAAGTGACCATCAACATACCGACGAATGACCAAGCCAGCTCAGGCGGAAAAAGCACGCCGTGA
- the LOC120352058 gene encoding LOW QUALITY PROTEIN: translation initiation factor IF-2-like (The sequence of the model RefSeq protein was modified relative to this genomic sequence to represent the inferred CDS: inserted 4 bases in 4 codons; deleted 1 base in 1 codon) produces MGHVDHGKPHCWTTSAPPKWRRGEAGGITQHIGAYHVETENGMITFLDTPGHAAFXSMRARGAQATDIVVXVVAADDGVMPQTIEAIQHAKAAQVPLVVAVNKIDKPEADPXSVKQELSQYGVMPEEWGGEAQFVHVSAKAGXRIDELLQAILLQAEVLELKAGSQGMASGVVIESFLDKGRPCGYRAGSGRYAEQGDIVLCGFEYGRVRAMRDELGREVTSAACLQRGDEATVVRDEKKAREVALYRQGKFREVKLARFLRSDSDSLLKLSTDEVKVKIVGSGVGGITETDATLAAASNAIILGFNVRADASARRVTKRKAWICVLSVIYNLIDEVKQAMSGMLAPEYKQQIIGLAEVRDVFKSPKFGAIAGCMLRRDHQASTPIRVLRDNVVIYEGELESLRRFKDDVTNVAGTLPLHPHPAGQSDAPARGAELTFAYDNSLVEGMRMSNLVTNVVKNDAERRSASGDDKED; encoded by the exons ATGGGCCACGTTGACCACGGTAAACCTCACTGCTGGACTACATCCGCTCCACCAAAGTGGCGGCGGGGCGAAGCCGGCGGCATCACCCAGCACATCGGTGCCTACCACGTAGAAACCGAGAACGGCATGATCACCTTCCTGGATACCCCGGGCCACGCCGCGT CCTCGATGCGTGCTCGCGGTGCTCAGGCGACTGACATCGTGG CTGTAGTGGCGGCCGACGACGGCGTGATGCCACAGACAATCGAAGCTATCCAGCACGCGAAAGCGGCGCAGGTGCCGTTGGTGGTTGCGGTGAACAAAATCGACAAGCCGGAAGCCGATC GAAGCGTTAAGCAGGAACTGTCTCAGTACGGCGTTATGCCGGAAGAGTGGGGCGGCGAAGCGCAGTTCGTCCACGTGTCCGCGAAAGCCG ACCGTATTGACGAGCTGCTGCAGGCTATCCTGCTGCAGGCCGAAGTGCTGGAGCTGAAAGCGGGTTCGCAG GGCATGGCGAGCGGCGTGGTGATCGAGTCCTTCCTGGATAAAGGCCGGCCCTGTGGCTACCGTGCTGGTTCAGGAAGGTACGCTGAACAAGGCGACATCGTCCTGTGCGGCTTCGAATACGGCCGTGTGCGTGCGATGCGTGACGAGCTGGGCCGTGAAGTGACCTCTGCCG CGTGCCTGCAGAGGGGTGACGAAGCGACCGTGGTGCGTGACGAGAAGAAAGCGCGTGAAGTGGCGCTGTACCGCCAGGGCAAGTTCCGCGAAGTCAAACTGGCGC GGTTCTTGCGAAGCGACAGCGACTCGCTGCTGAAACTCTCCACCGACGAAGTGAAGGTGAAGATTGTCGGCTCCGGCGTAGGTGGGATCACCGAAACCGACGCGACGCTGGCTGCGGCTTCCAACGCCATCATACTGGGCTTCAACGTGCGTGCCGACGCTTCTGCGCGCCGCGTAACGAAGCGGAAAGCCTGGATCTGCGTACTATCCGTGATCTATAACCTGATCGACGAAGTGAAGCAGGCGATGAGCGGTATGCTGGCGCCGGAATACAAGCAGCAGATCATCGGCCTGGCCGAAGTGCGCGACGTGTTCAAATCGCCTAAGTTCGGCGCTATCGCCGGCTGTATGTTACGAAGGGACCATCAAGCGTCAACACCAATCCGCGTACTGCGCGACAACGTGGTTATCTATGAAGGCGAGCTGGAATCCCTGCGCCGCTTCAAAGATGACGTTACGAA CGTTGCAGGGACGCTTCCGCTACATCCGCACCCTGCTGGGCAAAGCGATGCGCCTGCGCGTGGTGCGGAGTTGACCTTCGCCTACGACAACTCCTTGGTGGAAGGCATGCGCATGTCCAACCTGGTGACCAACGTGGTGAAGAACGACGCCGAGCGACGTTCCGCCTCAGGCgatgacaaggaggattaa